The following proteins come from a genomic window of Helicobacter canadensis MIT 98-5491:
- a CDS encoding methylenetetrahydrofolate reductase, with product MNKIETFIETLRSHKKCFTYEFSSPASFSLEALFETIKKENLPAKIDAFVCTDSPLAKLKHNAILASLKLQNTFEIPSITTMSMRDRNTLALQSELIGMNSLDLRLILALTGDPIRHGNQPQAKGIFEGNSNVLLKTICQLNTAKDINNNPIQGDFKPFYPFSVLNSYSNKKQNLYKKMQEKIQNGALAIFTQPIYDLEIAEELLQWSNQINQECNTHCVLIFGFFPITSYKTALFLHNKLPGVFVPQGYLESMEKASQKGMEFEIGLQKSQELFNHLCKIHNKIHLMSANKADIIGKILNG from the coding sequence ATGAATAAAATTGAAACTTTTATTGAAACTCTAAGAAGTCATAAGAAATGCTTTACTTACGAGTTTTCTTCTCCGGCTAGTTTTTCTCTAGAAGCACTCTTTGAGACAATAAAGAAAGAAAATCTCCCCGCAAAGATTGATGCTTTTGTTTGCACTGATTCTCCCCTTGCAAAACTCAAACACAATGCAATCTTAGCAAGCCTAAAACTCCAAAATACTTTTGAGATTCCAAGCATTACAACAATGTCAATGAGAGATAGAAATACCTTAGCGCTTCAAAGTGAATTAATTGGTATGAATAGCCTTGATTTGCGATTAATCTTAGCACTCACTGGAGATCCCATAAGACACGGGAATCAGCCACAAGCCAAAGGAATCTTTGAGGGTAATAGCAATGTTTTACTCAAAACAATCTGTCAATTAAATACCGCAAAAGACATCAATAACAATCCAATACAAGGAGATTTTAAGCCCTTCTATCCTTTTAGTGTGCTAAATTCTTATTCTAACAAAAAGCAAAATCTTTATAAGAAAATGCAAGAAAAGATTCAAAATGGGGCTTTGGCAATTTTTACACAACCCATTTATGATCTTGAAATTGCAGAAGAATTGCTCCAATGGTCAAATCAAATCAATCAAGAATGCAACACCCATTGCGTATTAATATTTGGATTCTTCCCCATCACTTCTTATAAAACTGCCCTTTTTTTGCACAATAAATTACCTGGAGTTTTTGTGCCACAAGGCTATTTAGAATCTATGGAAAAAGCTTCCCAAAAAGGAATGGAATTTGAGATAGGATTACAAAAAAGCCAAGAGCTTTTCAATCATCTCTGTAAAATCCACAACAAAATTCACCTTATGAGTGCAAATAAAGCAGACATTATTGGAAAAATTCTTAATGGTTGA
- a CDS encoding FeoA family protein — MTIEDLKDGESAIITELDVDTQLKDRFFSLGICKSKKIKKLETSLGGSTILVELDRSCIILRAEEAKAIKVGNINE, encoded by the coding sequence ATGACAATTGAAGATTTAAAAGATGGTGAAAGTGCAATCATCACAGAATTAGATGTTGATACACAACTTAAAGATAGATTTTTCAGTCTTGGTATTTGCAAATCCAAAAAAATCAAAAAACTAGAAACTTCATTAGGTGGCTCTACAATCCTAGTAGAGCTTGATAGAAGCTGCATCATCTTACGCGCAGAAGAAGCCAAAGCAATCAAAGTAGGAAATATCAATGAATAA
- the tcuB gene encoding tricarballylate utilization 4Fe-4S protein TcuB has product MQTTQPIWTIKETKDDSNIYTIATKSCVICNSCRYCEGLCAVFPAMEKYREFSDKQIDYLANLCHQCSECFYDCQYAPPHEFNVSIPTQFAEIRKESYKKYAFPNFLGRAFDSNAWLTTILLVVALFAGFFVASTQTMAGEQARGDFFAVIPYEYMVNTFGIVSLFVLVALIGGFVRFARAIELSGVNARVFVRSLKDALTLKYLGGHKSEGCTYPNDKRSNARRIFHHFTAYGFVFCFIATSLGAFYHHFLHISAPYDITQLPKIFGSIGGVALCIGVLGLFVLKLIADREIVDEKSVSMDYAFLFMLFIASFSGLLLMFVRESALLSYALWFHLSCIMVFFLMIPYSKFVHIFYRFIALLKYNAQEEA; this is encoded by the coding sequence ATGCAAACAACACAACCTATTTGGACTATCAAAGAAACCAAAGATGATTCAAACATTTATACTATCGCGACAAAATCTTGCGTGATTTGCAATTCTTGTCGGTATTGTGAGGGGCTTTGTGCAGTGTTTCCGGCAATGGAAAAATATCGAGAATTTTCAGATAAACAAATTGATTATCTAGCAAACCTCTGTCATCAGTGCAGTGAGTGCTTTTATGATTGTCAATACGCTCCTCCGCATGAGTTTAATGTCTCTATTCCTACGCAATTTGCAGAAATTCGTAAAGAAAGCTACAAAAAATATGCTTTTCCAAACTTCTTGGGCAGAGCTTTTGATAGCAATGCGTGGCTCACAACGATTTTACTTGTTGTGGCACTATTTGCTGGGTTTTTTGTAGCCTCTACACAAACAATGGCAGGAGAACAAGCAAGAGGAGACTTTTTTGCCGTGATTCCATATGAATATATGGTAAATACTTTTGGTATTGTCTCTCTTTTTGTTTTGGTGGCTTTAATTGGCGGATTTGTGAGATTTGCTAGGGCTATTGAATTAAGCGGTGTGAATGCTAGAGTGTTTGTGCGAAGTCTCAAAGATGCGCTCACGCTAAAATATCTTGGTGGGCATAAAAGCGAGGGCTGCACATATCCAAATGACAAAAGAAGCAACGCACGCAGAATCTTTCACCATTTTACAGCCTATGGATTTGTATTTTGTTTTATCGCGACAAGCTTAGGAGCGTTTTATCATCACTTTTTACATATCTCTGCACCTTATGATATAACACAACTTCCCAAGATTTTTGGTAGCATTGGTGGGGTTGCCCTTTGTATCGGTGTTTTGGGATTGTTTGTGCTAAAGCTTATAGCTGATAGAGAAATTGTAGATGAAAAAAGTGTAAGTATGGATTATGCCTTTTTGTTTATGCTATTTATCGCAAGTTTTAGTGGATTATTATTGATGTTTGTGAGAGAGAGTGCTTTATTGTCTTATGCGTTATGGTTTCACTTAAGCTGCATTATGGTCTTTTTCCTTATGATTCCATACTCTAAATTCGTGCATATTTTTTATCGCTTTATAGCATTGCTCAAATACAACGCACAAGAAGAAGCTTAG
- a CDS encoding aromatic amino acid transport family protein, giving the protein MFGIGKKPSVLGGTMIISGTAIGAGMLALPTISAGMWIWWSLGLMVVTWLMMLLSSQAILEVNLNYNPGASFHTLVYDNLGKFWNLVNGLSVAFVLYILLYAYVSGGGSMVAHTSVALFGYEPPKLLSGLLFAILLSACVWWSTYAVDRFSVVMIGGMVITFIFAMSGMLGEIKTSLLLDLQNDGSSYGIFVFAAVSTYLTSFCFHASVPSLVKYFGKDSISINKCLVYGTLIALLAYVIWIVACDGNIMRSDFKEVIAAGGNVSHLIEAASSNLNGNFLLRMLDAFAFLAVATSFLGAGLGLFDYMADLCGFDDSRVGRTKTMLVTFAPPIIAGMVYPDGFLLAIGWAGLAATIWSVVIPALLLRASRKRVANQEINYRVKGGNFTIYTLLIFGCVVGICHILFVFNVLPMYQ; this is encoded by the coding sequence ATGTTTGGAATTGGAAAAAAGCCTAGCGTATTAGGTGGAACAATGATTATTTCAGGGACAGCAATTGGGGCTGGAATGTTGGCTTTGCCAACAATCTCTGCTGGAATGTGGATTTGGTGGTCTTTGGGGCTTATGGTGGTTACTTGGTTAATGATGTTACTTTCTTCTCAAGCCATTTTGGAAGTTAATCTTAATTATAATCCTGGGGCAAGTTTTCATACGCTTGTTTATGATAATTTAGGAAAATTTTGGAATCTTGTAAATGGTTTGAGTGTAGCCTTTGTGCTATATATTCTACTCTATGCTTATGTTAGCGGTGGAGGTTCTATGGTGGCACATACTTCTGTTGCGTTATTTGGATATGAACCCCCTAAGCTTTTATCGGGATTGCTTTTTGCGATTTTATTGAGTGCTTGTGTATGGTGGAGCACTTATGCAGTTGATAGATTTTCGGTAGTGATGATTGGTGGGATGGTTATTACTTTTATTTTTGCAATGAGTGGAATGCTTGGTGAAATAAAAACTTCTTTGCTTTTGGATTTACAAAATGATGGAAGTAGTTATGGAATTTTTGTGTTTGCAGCGGTCTCAACTTATTTGACTTCTTTTTGTTTTCACGCTTCAGTGCCAAGCTTAGTGAAGTATTTTGGTAAAGATTCTATTTCTATTAATAAATGCCTTGTTTATGGGACATTGATTGCACTTTTAGCTTATGTAATATGGATTGTTGCGTGTGATGGGAATATTATGCGAAGTGATTTTAAAGAAGTCATTGCAGCAGGTGGGAATGTTAGCCATCTGATTGAAGCAGCAAGCAGTAATCTTAATGGTAATTTTTTATTAAGAATGTTGGACGCTTTTGCGTTTTTAGCGGTAGCCACTTCGTTTTTGGGGGCTGGACTTGGGCTATTTGATTATATGGCAGATTTATGTGGATTTGATGATAGTAGAGTAGGGCGAACAAAAACAATGCTTGTGACTTTTGCACCACCAATTATTGCGGGCATGGTTTATCCTGATGGATTTTTGCTTGCAATTGGTTGGGCAGGACTTGCTGCGACGATTTGGTCGGTGGTGATTCCTGCCTTACTTCTTAGAGCTTCGCGAAAAAGGGTGGCAAATCAAGAGATTAATTATCGAGTTAAAGGTGGTAATTTCACTATTTATACGCTTTTAATTTTTGGTTGTGTGGTAGGAATTTGCCATATTTTGTTTGTCTTTAATGTTTTGCCAATGTATCAATAA
- a CDS encoding GntR family transcriptional regulator — protein MQKSNQKNSSDKIYDYVIEAIRQGKFKPKDRIKEQDLIQETGLSRTPIREALGILVNEGILVQDGKKGLMVSGLDLISITKLYEMREFLEGEAARLATLFVSKVEIEILHNIIEEQKHISDIAEARANNVLFHEMIYRCSNNNYLFKIMQNLDKSLILLGESTLAKPERIQETYMEHANIFEAIRKGDEKKAQEMARFHIHQAYKIRLERVLKNKS, from the coding sequence ATGCAAAAAAGTAACCAAAAAAATTCTAGTGATAAAATCTATGATTATGTTATTGAAGCTATTAGGCAAGGCAAATTTAAACCCAAAGACAGAATCAAAGAACAGGATTTGATTCAAGAAACAGGATTAAGCAGAACGCCTATACGAGAGGCATTGGGAATCTTGGTTAATGAGGGTATCTTAGTCCAAGATGGGAAAAAGGGATTAATGGTTTCTGGTTTGGACTTAATTTCTATTACCAAACTTTATGAAATGCGCGAGTTTTTGGAGGGAGAAGCAGCAAGATTGGCGACTTTGTTTGTCTCTAAGGTTGAGATAGAAATTTTGCACAATATCATAGAAGAACAAAAACATATTAGTGATATTGCAGAGGCAAGGGCTAATAATGTGTTGTTTCATGAGATGATTTATCGTTGCTCTAATAATAATTACCTTTTTAAAATTATGCAAAATTTGGATAAATCCCTTATCTTGCTTGGAGAAAGCACTTTGGCAAAGCCAGAGAGAATCCAAGAAACTTATATGGAACATGCAAATATTTTTGAAGCCATTAGAAAAGGTGATGAAAAAAAAGCACAAGAAATGGCACGATTTCATATTCATCAAGCCTACAAAATACGCCTTGAGAGAGTTTTAAAAAATAAATCTTAG
- the tcuA gene encoding FAD-dependent tricarballylate dehydrogenase TcuA translates to MKLKEFDIIVIGGGNAALCAAISAKEANNNLKVALLESSPKKWRGGNSQHTRNLRSMHDAPTDVLTDKYSEDEFFDDVFKVTKGQTNEEYARFVISHTPEAVVWAKNHGVRFQPSMRGTLHLGRTNAFFLGGGKSLVNAYFACANELGIEIFYEHEALDLIIEDKTCKEVIVLDKQSKEELRFIAKAFIIASGGFESNLEWLEEAWGEKARNFIIRGTRFNQGKMLKALQKGNAKIIGDPTQGHMVAIDARTPKYDGGIASRVDCVSLGIVVNKYAKRFYDEGEDFWPKRYAIWGRLVAQQEDQIAFSITDSKVQKCYMPSLFPPIVAQSIEELAQKIGLDSKALQQTITEYNASVVDGDFNHTIQDNCHTKGLEVEKTHWALRIDTPPFYAYPLRPGVTFTYMGVKVNKNAQVYASDENLFANLFAAGEIMAGNILTQGYVAGFGMSIGTVFGRLAGQNAAKSI, encoded by the coding sequence ATGAAATTAAAAGAATTTGATATTATTGTTATTGGTGGTGGTAATGCTGCATTGTGTGCGGCTATCAGCGCCAAAGAAGCAAATAATAATCTTAAAGTTGCTCTCTTAGAATCCTCGCCAAAAAAATGGCGAGGGGGCAACTCCCAACACACAAGAAACTTGCGTTCTATGCACGATGCACCAACTGATGTTTTGACTGATAAATATAGCGAAGATGAATTTTTTGATGATGTCTTTAAGGTTACAAAAGGACAGACAAATGAGGAATATGCGAGATTTGTTATTTCTCATACACCAGAAGCGGTAGTGTGGGCGAAAAATCACGGCGTTAGATTCCAACCCTCTATGCGTGGGACTTTGCATTTGGGTCGGACAAATGCCTTTTTTCTTGGCGGTGGAAAATCTTTGGTGAATGCGTATTTTGCCTGTGCAAATGAGCTAGGCATTGAGATTTTTTATGAACACGAGGCTTTAGACTTAATCATAGAAGATAAAACTTGCAAAGAAGTGATTGTTTTAGATAAGCAATCTAAAGAAGAATTGCGATTTATTGCAAAAGCCTTTATTATTGCAAGTGGTGGGTTTGAATCAAACCTAGAATGGCTTGAAGAAGCGTGGGGTGAAAAAGCAAGAAACTTTATCATTCGTGGCACACGATTTAATCAAGGTAAAATGCTAAAAGCACTGCAAAAAGGAAATGCGAAAATCATTGGAGATCCAACACAAGGGCATATGGTGGCTATCGATGCGAGAACGCCAAAATATGATGGAGGGATTGCCTCAAGGGTGGATTGCGTTTCTTTGGGGATTGTGGTTAATAAATATGCAAAAAGATTCTATGATGAGGGTGAGGATTTTTGGCCTAAGCGATATGCGATATGGGGAAGACTTGTTGCACAACAAGAAGATCAAATTGCTTTTTCTATCACAGATTCTAAAGTGCAAAAATGCTATATGCCTTCTCTTTTCCCTCCTATTGTTGCACAAAGTATCGAAGAGTTAGCCCAAAAAATTGGACTAGATTCTAAAGCCTTGCAACAAACCATAACCGAATATAACGCAAGTGTGGTTGATGGAGATTTTAATCATACAATTCAAGATAATTGTCATACTAAAGGCTTAGAAGTAGAAAAAACGCATTGGGCATTGAGAATTGATACCCCACCTTTTTATGCCTATCCATTGCGACCGGGCGTTACCTTTACATATATGGGTGTCAAAGTCAATAAAAATGCTCAAGTCTATGCGAGTGATGAGAATCTCTTTGCCAATCTCTTTGCTGCTGGAGAAATTATGGCAGGAAATATCTTGACACAAGGCTATGTAGCAGGTTTTGGTATGAGCATTGGAACGGTGTTTGGTAGATTAGCTGGACAAAATGCCGCCAAAAGTATATAA
- the feoB gene encoding ferrous iron transport protein B encodes MNKKNIKIALVGQPNVGKSLLINALCHSNMKVGNFTGVTIEKAQAKTTYKDYELEIIDLPGTYSLYGYSEEEKITKDFIDNGEYDLIINVVDSTNLERNLLLTTQLLELQKKMILALNMSDEATKEGVQINHKELGNLLGIPCLKISARTKENLHLLLDLILQTHTQNISPNKRVYGNEIETEILKLEEFLNAKNDKSIESLHLTNRQIAILLLKQDEKLFKFLHEKPIWMEISPLLQESLNNLYIIYNTKSSKDIFIDDLNAFVSGLVTETLKYENKALPNYTKKIDKILINKYAGIPIFLILMWLLFQLTFTLGAIPMDYIETFFIGIGDSIKENISNEHIASLLADGVIGGVGAVILFLPNIIILFFGIALLETTGYMSRVAFLLDGFFHKFGLHGKSFIPLVTGFGCSVPAFMATRTLKSRKDRLLTLFIVNFMSCGARLPVYVLFVGAFFPAEQAGNWLFGIYILGALFGLIMAKILRLSVFKGPDEPFVMEMPKYRIPNWNLVWFSVYNKAKMYLKKAGTFILAATILIWFASTFPLQEETQAIYAQKIEQANTQEEKEALEFTLQEQLIENSYLGKTGQLIEPIFAPLGFDWKMSVALLSGLAAKEVIISTMGVLYSLGAEVDESSVTLMETIKAIIPLKVAVAYILFIMIYNPCLAATVVFGKEAGGFKYIVYLFLLTTITAYIVAYIGTLIASFLI; translated from the coding sequence ATGAATAAAAAAAATATCAAAATCGCTCTTGTTGGACAGCCTAATGTCGGAAAAAGCTTATTAATCAATGCCTTATGCCATTCTAATATGAAAGTTGGAAATTTCACAGGCGTAACCATAGAAAAAGCCCAAGCCAAAACCACTTACAAAGACTATGAATTAGAAATCATCGATTTACCTGGAACCTATTCACTCTATGGTTATTCCGAAGAAGAAAAAATCACTAAAGACTTTATTGACAATGGAGAATATGATCTTATTATCAATGTAGTTGATTCAACCAATCTTGAACGCAATCTACTACTCACCACACAGCTACTAGAACTCCAAAAGAAAATGATTCTAGCACTTAATATGAGCGATGAAGCGACAAAAGAAGGTGTGCAAATCAACCACAAAGAACTTGGCAATCTACTTGGAATCCCTTGCTTAAAAATCTCTGCTAGGACAAAAGAAAATCTTCATTTGCTTTTAGACTTGATTCTTCAAACCCATACTCAAAATATCTCTCCCAATAAACGCGTGTATGGCAATGAAATTGAGACAGAAATTCTCAAACTTGAAGAGTTTCTAAATGCTAAAAATGACAAAAGTATAGAATCACTTCATCTCACAAATCGACAAATTGCTATTTTACTCCTTAAGCAAGATGAAAAACTCTTTAAATTCCTACACGAAAAACCCATTTGGATGGAAATCTCCCCGCTTTTACAAGAATCTCTTAATAATCTCTACATTATCTACAATACCAAGTCAAGCAAGGATATTTTTATTGATGATTTAAACGCTTTTGTAAGTGGCTTAGTAACCGAAACACTCAAATACGAAAACAAAGCTCTGCCAAACTACACCAAAAAAATTGACAAAATTCTTATTAATAAATACGCTGGAATCCCTATCTTTTTGATTCTTATGTGGCTACTTTTTCAGCTCACCTTTACGCTAGGTGCGATTCCTATGGATTATATTGAAACATTCTTTATTGGAATTGGTGATAGCATTAAAGAAAATATTTCTAATGAACACATTGCTTCTTTATTGGCTGATGGAGTTATAGGCGGAGTGGGTGCAGTTATCTTATTTTTGCCTAACATTATTATTTTATTTTTTGGAATCGCACTTTTAGAGACAACAGGCTATATGTCTCGTGTCGCTTTTTTACTTGATGGATTCTTCCACAAATTTGGCTTACACGGAAAAAGCTTTATACCGCTTGTTACGGGCTTTGGTTGTTCGGTGCCTGCTTTTATGGCTACAAGAACACTCAAAAGCCGCAAAGATAGATTACTCACTCTTTTTATTGTCAATTTTATGAGTTGTGGTGCTAGATTGCCTGTTTATGTGCTTTTTGTAGGGGCATTTTTCCCCGCAGAACAAGCAGGAAATTGGCTCTTTGGAATCTACATTTTAGGGGCTTTATTTGGATTAATTATGGCAAAAATCTTACGCCTTAGCGTCTTTAAAGGACCAGATGAACCCTTTGTAATGGAAATGCCAAAATACCGAATCCCAAATTGGAATCTTGTTTGGTTTTCTGTCTATAACAAAGCAAAAATGTATCTCAAAAAAGCAGGAACTTTTATTTTAGCTGCGACAATTCTTATTTGGTTTGCTAGCACTTTCCCACTCCAAGAAGAAACTCAAGCCATTTATGCTCAAAAAATAGAACAAGCTAACACTCAAGAAGAAAAAGAGGCTTTAGAATTTACCTTGCAAGAACAGCTTATTGAAAATAGTTATTTAGGCAAAACCGGACAACTCATTGAACCAATCTTTGCACCTCTAGGATTTGATTGGAAAATGAGTGTTGCTTTGCTTAGCGGACTTGCGGCTAAAGAAGTTATCATTTCCACTATGGGAGTTTTATATTCCTTAGGTGCAGAAGTCGATGAAAGTAGCGTTACTTTAATGGAAACTATTAAAGCAATCATTCCTTTAAAAGTTGCCGTTGCTTATATTTTGTTTATTATGATTTATAATCCTTGCCTTGCTGCAACTGTGGTTTTTGGAAAAGAAGCGGGTGGATTTAAATATATTGTTTATCTCTTTTTATTAACAACCATTACTGCTTATATTGTCGCTTATATTGGCACATTGATTGCTAGTTTTTTAATTTAA
- a CDS encoding MFS transporter: MSKAREDAKAIFRVSSGNFLEMYDFAVYGFYAAFIAKIFFPAENEFISIMQSFLAFGMGFLMRPLGAIVLGGYMDKHGRKKGLLVTLTLMAIGTLTIALCPGYESIGVLAPIIIVIGRLLQGFSAGAEVGGASVYLAEIAPKNLRGFYVSWQSGSQQVATVFAGAIGVGLHYWIGDAVMEAWGWRIPFIIGCLVVPFIFYIRRTLEETPEFEAKKHQAPKTFAAIFKNMAENYPVIIAGVFFVMMTTVTFYFVTSFTPHFASNILNFTKLEAFIVTAIVGVSNLFWLPVSGFVGDKIGRKKVALFMTFLGMISAYPMLNWLAGMAESGTLTFGKFVLVELWFSFIFGGYNGAMVCALSEIMPKHVKALGFSFSYSITVAIFGGFTPAVSTFLTKYTDNPASPALWLTFAAICSFIASVVIFRRGGFYDRQQQGEH; this comes from the coding sequence ATGTCAAAAGCAAGAGAAGATGCTAAAGCGATTTTTCGTGTATCAAGTGGTAACTTTTTGGAAATGTATGATTTTGCGGTGTATGGATTCTATGCTGCTTTTATTGCAAAGATTTTCTTCCCTGCAGAAAATGAGTTTATTTCCATTATGCAAAGCTTTTTAGCTTTTGGAATGGGGTTTTTAATGCGTCCATTGGGTGCGATTGTGCTTGGTGGATATATGGATAAACATGGTCGTAAAAAAGGACTTTTGGTTACGCTTACTTTAATGGCAATAGGCACACTCACTATTGCTTTGTGTCCGGGTTATGAGAGTATTGGAGTTTTGGCACCAATTATTATTGTGATTGGACGACTTTTGCAAGGTTTTAGTGCTGGAGCTGAAGTAGGTGGAGCAAGTGTGTATCTTGCTGAAATTGCACCAAAAAATTTGAGGGGATTCTATGTTTCTTGGCAAAGTGGTAGCCAACAAGTTGCCACGGTTTTTGCGGGAGCTATTGGAGTTGGATTGCATTATTGGATTGGGGATGCTGTTATGGAAGCGTGGGGTTGGAGGATACCTTTTATCATTGGTTGTCTTGTTGTGCCATTTATTTTTTATATTAGACGCACATTAGAAGAAACACCTGAATTTGAGGCAAAAAAACATCAAGCTCCTAAAACTTTTGCAGCAATCTTTAAGAATATGGCAGAGAATTATCCTGTTATTATTGCTGGGGTATTTTTTGTAATGATGACAACGGTTACATTTTATTTTGTTACCTCCTTTACACCACATTTTGCAAGCAATATTTTGAACTTTACTAAATTAGAAGCGTTTATTGTAACTGCAATTGTAGGGGTGAGTAATCTTTTTTGGTTACCTGTTTCTGGATTTGTAGGTGATAAAATTGGTCGTAAAAAAGTTGCTTTGTTTATGACTTTTTTGGGTATGATTTCTGCTTATCCTATGTTAAATTGGTTAGCAGGAATGGCAGAGAGTGGCACATTAACTTTTGGTAAATTTGTTTTGGTGGAGCTTTGGTTTAGCTTTATTTTTGGTGGATACAATGGAGCGATGGTGTGTGCATTATCTGAAATAATGCCAAAACACGTAAAAGCCTTAGGATTCTCCTTTTCATATTCTATTACGGTAGCCATTTTTGGAGGCTTTACTCCCGCGGTTTCAACTTTCCTTACTAAATATACAGACAATCCAGCGTCTCCAGCACTTTGGCTTACCTTTGCTGCGATTTGCTCTTTTATAGCTAGTGTGGTTATTTTTAGAAGAGGTGGTTTTTATGATAGACAACAACAAGGAGAACATTAA
- a CDS encoding N-6 DNA methylase, whose product MLKELLQIFQYLQKFHKDNLDVLRIILEFLLISKDKKCLKGLIDGDKQQIDEDISAILKGYGLEAFSANPKINRKKILKALLDYEITPRDLENFIQIIVLHKTILGLYEYATPIEVNLLVCKLLDMKSNESIYNPCCGLGSLLFGMDERNFDYYGEDIHPKILYLAKILSIFMGFKRSYLAVADIFKESAFRSLEANKAFCYFPLESSLNLWDFRDNDLEPFVKSIPEIPFLAYTLRHFKQKGIFIVRSLLLQKAYGKRLRKFLKEKRLLEGVVEFPRNIFPHQVEEFSLLILSKQENKKVFFIDAQKFYLKEGKYNRLTNIDRIYDEYLSKQDSDISRLVDYRDLDEGNFKASYYTQKKDICDSVLLGEFLECVYRGQRVESKKDEVLMDCYNVGIKDFEDYGFSEVFLEFSPKSDQKRIEKLRIQAYDILLSMRGVSPKLAIIGERIGDKRVLPNAGILVLRPKSREIAKALYVYFLSKAGFLALSEIYQKNQDRIGEEEMLNFLLPKNFLEYQKRFERLIEEGNQVRWHQRAIKTLLDF is encoded by the coding sequence ATGTTAAAAGAATTATTGCAAATTTTTCAATACCTTCAAAAATTCCACAAAGATAATCTTGATGTTTTAAGAATTATTTTGGAGTTTTTGCTGATCTCCAAAGATAAAAAATGCCTAAAGGGATTGATAGATGGAGATAAGCAGCAAATTGATGAGGATATTTCTGCTATTTTAAAGGGTTATGGGCTAGAAGCCTTTAGTGCAAATCCAAAGATTAATCGCAAAAAGATTTTAAAAGCATTGCTAGATTATGAAATTACTCCAAGAGATTTGGAAAATTTTATTCAAATTATTGTGTTGCATAAGACGATTTTGGGGCTTTATGAATACGCTACTCCTATTGAAGTGAATCTTTTGGTTTGCAAACTCTTAGATATGAAAAGTAACGAGAGTATTTATAATCCTTGTTGTGGTTTGGGGAGTTTATTGTTTGGGATGGATGAAAGAAATTTTGATTATTATGGGGAAGATATTCATCCAAAGATTCTCTATCTTGCTAAGATTCTATCCATTTTTATGGGATTTAAACGAAGTTATTTGGCAGTAGCAGATATTTTTAAAGAATCTGCCTTTAGGAGTTTGGAAGCTAATAAAGCTTTTTGCTATTTTCCTTTGGAATCATCTTTAAATCTATGGGATTTTAGAGACAATGATTTGGAACCTTTTGTGAAAAGTATTCCAGAGATTCCTTTTTTGGCTTATACGCTAAGACATTTTAAACAAAAAGGTATTTTTATTGTTCGTTCTTTGTTGTTGCAGAAAGCTTATGGTAAGCGTTTAAGAAAGTTTCTAAAAGAAAAAAGACTGCTTGAGGGCGTAGTAGAATTTCCTAGAAATATTTTTCCTCATCAGGTTGAAGAGTTTTCATTGCTTATTTTGTCAAAACAAGAAAATAAAAAAGTTTTTTTTATTGATGCTCAAAAATTTTACCTCAAAGAGGGAAAGTATAATAGACTAACAAATATTGATAGGATTTATGATGAATATCTTAGCAAACAAGATTCAGATATTTCTAGGTTGGTTGATTATAGAGATCTTGATGAGGGGAATTTCAAAGCTTCTTATTACACGCAAAAAAAAGATATTTGTGATTCTGTGCTGCTTGGTGAATTTTTGGAGTGTGTTTATAGGGGGCAGAGGGTTGAATCTAAAAAAGATGAAGTTTTGATGGACTGCTATAATGTTGGAATCAAAGATTTTGAAGATTATGGTTTTAGTGAAGTTTTTTTGGAGTTTTCACCTAAAAGCGATCAAAAGCGAATTGAAAAACTTAGAATCCAAGCTTATGATATTTTGCTTTCTATGCGTGGAGTTTCTCCTAAGTTAGCAATTATTGGAGAAAGAATAGGCGATAAAAGAGTGTTGCCTAATGCGGGAATTTTAGTTTTGCGTCCTAAGAGTAGAGAGATTGCAAAAGCTTTGTATGTGTATTTTTTATCTAAAGCAGGATTTTTGGCATTAAGCGAGATTTATCAAAAGAATCAAGATCGTATTGGAGAAGAAGAGATGCTAAATTTTTTGCTTCCAAAGAATTTTTTGGAATATCAAAAGCGGTTTGAGCGATTAATAGAAGAAGGCAATCAAGTAAGATGGCATCAGAGGGCTATAAAGACATTGCTTGATTTTTAG